Proteins encoded by one window of Girardinichthys multiradiatus isolate DD_20200921_A chromosome 14, DD_fGirMul_XY1, whole genome shotgun sequence:
- the alox12 gene encoding arachidonate 12-lipoxygenase, 12S-type, which produces MEIYTVTVATGTSEYSGTNNYIFVTLIGERGESKRTLLDNPGLDFCRGAVDQYRVTSNAPLGSLLLVRLEKEKYFVEDNWFCRYVTVEPPDGKKLTFPCYRWLIGNAKVEIREGTAKILVDDSSAQLLQHRKTELEDRQNIFRWVTWAQGIPRCVDAKSEADLPQDVRFDNEKRSDFEHSLHYALLELSLKKLAITFGKSWNDLDDFKRIFWKLRSPIAEYCMDHWKEDWFFGYQCLNGCNPRMIKKCLKLPENFPITTDMVQSSMPAKTNLDNELKAGNIYLLDYAIMDGIPANTIKGKPQYIAAPLCLLYQHPDEGLIPIAIQLHQTSSLEVPIFLPKDPPLAWLLAKMWVRHSEFQVFQLLSHLLRTHLVIEVFCVATLRQMPTVHPIYKLLAPHLRYTLEINCRGRTQLISPNGIFKRVVSTGGDGLLILAQREYKTLTYHSLQPHFDFNDRGVFQLPNYFYRENALMLWEAIHSFVSDMVSLYYHSDQDVQNDQELQAWIKDISQEGFTELPNFGMPNKLSSKEELSTLLAVAIFTSTAQHAATNNGQFDWCAWVPNTPCTMRLPPPSDKDTVTMEMIMATLPDVGQSCVQMAITWHLGRAQPDAIPLGQYTEAHFTELAPLQLIEKFRMKLKEIEDHILEQNAGLDLQYLFLLPSRIENSITI; this is translated from the exons ATGGAGATCTACACTGTCACAGTAGCCACTGGAACATCAGAGTATTCAGGCACCAACAACTACATATTTGTAACCCTGATAGGGGAGAGAGGAGAGAGTAAGCGAACCCTGTTGGACAACCCTGGACTAGATTTTTGTCGAGGAGCA GTGGATCAGTACAGGGTGACCAGTAATGCACCTTTAGGGTCCCTCTTACTGGTTCGGCTGGAGAAAGAAAAGTACTTTGTTGAAGACAACTGGTTTTGTCGATATGTCACAGTGGAACCTCCAGATGGAAAAAAACTGACATTCCCATGTTACCGTTGGCTTATAGGAAATGCCAAAGTGGAAATAAGAGAAGGAACAG CTAAGATACTAGTGGATGACTCCTCAGCACAGTTACTGcaacacaggaagacagagtTGGAAGACAGACAAAATATTTTCAG ATGGGTAACATGGGCTCAAGGGATTCCTAGATGCGTTGATGCCAAATCAGAAGCAGATTTACCCCAAGATGTTCGCTTTGACAATGAGAAGAGAAGTGATTTTGAGCATTCATTGCACTATGC CTTGCTTGAGCTATCCTTGAAGAAGCTGGCCATCACATTCGGGAAATCCTGGAATGACCTGGATGACTTCAAGCGGATTTTTTGGAAATTGCGGAGCCCCATAGCTG AATATTGCATGGATCACTGGAAGGAAGACTGGTTCTTTGGCTACCAGTGTTTAAATGGCTGCAACCCAAGAATGATCAAGAAGTGTTtgaaactgccagaaaacttcCCCATCACAACAGATATGGTTCAGAGCTCCATGCCAGCAAAAACGAACCTGGACAATGAACTCAAG GCAGGTAATATATACCTTTTAGACTACGCCATTATGGATGGGATTCCTGCAAACACAATCAAGGGTAAACCTCAGTACATAGCTGCTCCGCTCTGCCTCCTGTACCAGCATCCGGATGAAGGGCTCATACCTATTGCAATTCAG ctTCACCAGACTTCAAGCTTGGAGGTGCCCATATTTTTGCCCAAAGACCCACCACTTGCCTGGCTGCTGGCTAAGATGTGGGTGCGTCACTCCGAATTCCAGGTTTTCCAGCTTCTGTCTCACCTTCTTAGGACTCACCTGGTGATAGAGGTGTTCTGTGTTGCAACTCTTAGACAGATGCCTACAGTGCACCCTATATATAAG CTCCTGGCTCCTCATCTGCGCTACACACTGGAGATCAACTGCAGGGGGCGAACTCAGCTCATCTCTCCCAATGGCATTTTCAAACGA GTTGTGTCTACAGGTGGTGATGGTCTCTTGATTCTTGCCCAGAGGGAATACAAGACGTTAACCTATCACTCCCTTCAGCCACACTTTGACTTCAATGATAGAGGCGTTTTCCAACTCCCCAACTATTTCTACCGAGAAAATGCTCTGATGCTGTGGGAAGCCATTCACAG TTTTGTCTCAGATATGGTGAGCCTGTATTACCACTCAGACCAAGATGTGCAGAATGACCAAGAGCTACAAGCATGGATCAAGGATATATCGCAGGAAGGTTTCACTGAGCTTCCAAACTTTG GTATGCCAAATAAGCTCAGCAGCAAAGAAGAACTATCCACTCTATTGGCTGTGGCCATCTTCACCAGCACAGCTCAGCATGCTGCAACTAACAATGGACAG TTTGACTGGTGTGCCTGGGTACCCAACACCCCCTGCACCATGAGACTCCCCCCACCATCAGACAAAGATACTGTTACTATGGAAATGATCATGGCCACACTTCCTGATGTTGGCCAGTCCTGTGTTCAGATGGCTATCACATGGCATCTAGGACGAGCACAACCAGATGCA ATTCCTTTGGGTCAATATACAGAAGCACACTTCACTGAGTTGGCACCCCTGCAGCTGATTGAAAAGTTCAGAATGAAGCTGAAGGAGATTGAGGACCACATCCTGGAACAGAATGCAGGACTGGACCTTCAGTACCTTTTCCTTCTGCCCAGCCGCATAGAAAACAGCATCACCATATAG